In Tenacibaculum pacificus, a single window of DNA contains:
- a CDS encoding M43 family zinc metalloprotease, protein MELGHFLNLIHTFDGGCTMPNDEVLDTPAEAESVVPDGSCTPSLNCFGENINYENYMGYNGAAYGCYSMFTKGQTDRMLAALQHPARVTLWTAQNLIDTGVNNTGGSLITDTNSVKEMVSNDGSFNQTVTITLDNAEFSAASGSLTENTDYTLALPQGLSSSIQVTSLTTATLTLTGTATSHTTTNNETKNLSFNVSSFSGASNLSCTTVGLDFKFYDPFEIIYSNIDDISATTGATWDNLNLTLINGDYTYGTWAYVTGHLKIETYGKKLVTNTGTRDITLLEQGDLISTASNFTAPEDYPGQLDIRYDGYTAWEGKTGYIGFTTDHNGETINGWMKASVSADGETVTVYEYAFSTEPNGDILAGQTLIDANAAELLLASNIASETSDNNGNVNFSTEISVSGTAQFANKTFVAGVDFTTNAPNNYTVEVNYINGTQVNLVIVGTAANHAEANNTAYNVTFNAAAFSTGYNNITNQTNSIDIKFLDPYTIITGTLNAAATTAANWQWFSIPELDGDYYDYGAFIPSAQTLQVETYGKSLIANATTKDITLLNNGELISTASNFTPGLYPDLLNIYTNTYTAWDNKTGYIGFESKYKGNTVYGWFKATVDANGDGFSISEYAFYTKPQGAIEAGSTVIPTSSTNTWTGASDSNWNNAANWDTNTVPTSTSDIIIPANLNQFPTINTPTTVNTVVIESGATLITNSTLTATVTYKRNLATSNWYLIASPLNNETLADMVSNNIFAASGTGAIGIAPYKNDGTAWDYQMSNANLNITSGKGYSVKLKVAEDLIFTGNTNSETVTLPITTATNSYNLVGNPYTSYINLGEFFNANPLTNVVSEATAWVWNQATSSYDLKLAGIDDTFQVAPGQGFFISAAANTNVTFDKANQSHTTGVFQKQANTKTQVNITATSSNGAVKTTKLYYLEGATTGFDNGFDGTVFKGAKSNFNMYSKLVSKENTKEYAVQSLPKENLETTIVPVELKVATDQTIVFSADSFNLPNDTQVFIEDKENNEFVNLSEGNYSVALKGNANTANQFFVHTSNKVNDEEITLNDISVYQSAKNELTITGLQAEGNSITIYSAIGKQVMAKTFNSNGTKVIDLPKVSSGVYVINVTSGAKKVNKKVILNN, encoded by the coding sequence ATTGAACTTGGTCACTTTTTAAACCTTATACACACTTTTGATGGTGGTTGTACAATGCCTAATGATGAAGTTTTAGATACTCCTGCCGAAGCAGAATCAGTGGTTCCTGATGGATCTTGTACACCTAGTTTAAACTGTTTTGGTGAAAACATTAACTACGAAAACTACATGGGGTACAATGGTGCTGCATACGGTTGTTATAGTATGTTTACAAAAGGACAAACAGATCGTATGTTAGCTGCATTACAACATCCTGCACGTGTTACATTATGGACTGCTCAAAACTTAATAGATACTGGTGTTAATAATACTGGTGGTTCTTTAATCACTGACACTAATAGTGTTAAAGAAATGGTAAGTAATGACGGTAGCTTTAATCAAACTGTAACTATAACTCTTGATAACGCTGAATTTTCTGCTGCTTCAGGTTCTCTTACGGAAAATACAGATTATACTTTAGCTTTACCTCAAGGTTTAAGCTCTTCTATTCAAGTTACTTCTTTAACTACTGCAACATTAACTTTAACAGGTACAGCAACTAGTCATACTACAACAAACAATGAAACTAAAAACTTAAGTTTTAATGTTTCATCTTTTTCTGGAGCATCTAACTTATCTTGTACTACAGTTGGTTTAGATTTTAAATTTTATGATCCATTCGAAATTATTTATTCGAACATTGATGATATTTCTGCTACAACAGGAGCTACTTGGGACAACCTTAATTTAACTCTTATTAATGGAGATTATACTTATGGTACATGGGCATATGTAACAGGTCATTTAAAAATTGAAACTTATGGTAAAAAATTAGTTACAAATACAGGAACAAGAGATATTACTCTTTTAGAGCAAGGTGATCTTATTTCTACTGCAAGTAATTTTACTGCTCCAGAAGATTATCCTGGTCAATTAGATATTAGATATGATGGTTATACGGCATGGGAAGGTAAAACTGGTTATATTGGTTTTACTACAGACCATAATGGAGAAACTATTAACGGATGGATGAAAGCTAGTGTTTCTGCAGATGGTGAAACTGTTACTGTATATGAATATGCTTTTTCTACAGAACCAAATGGTGATATTTTAGCTGGTCAAACATTAATTGACGCTAATGCAGCTGAATTACTTTTAGCTTCTAATATAGCTTCTGAAACCTCTGATAATAATGGTAATGTTAATTTTTCTACAGAAATTAGTGTTTCTGGTACTGCTCAATTTGCTAACAAAACTTTTGTTGCTGGTGTAGATTTTACAACTAATGCACCTAATAATTATACTGTTGAAGTAAATTATATAAATGGAACACAAGTTAATTTAGTTATTGTTGGTACAGCTGCAAATCATGCTGAAGCAAATAATACTGCTTATAATGTAACATTTAATGCAGCTGCTTTTAGTACTGGTTATAATAATATTACTAATCAAACTAATAGTATTGATATTAAATTTCTTGATCCTTATACTATAATTACAGGAACACTTAATGCTGCTGCAACTACTGCTGCAAACTGGCAATGGTTTTCTATTCCTGAGTTAGATGGTGATTATTATGACTATGGAGCATTTATTCCATCTGCACAAACTTTACAAGTTGAAACATATGGAAAAAGTTTAATTGCTAATGCTACAACAAAAGATATTACTTTATTAAATAATGGTGAATTAATTTCAACAGCAAGTAACTTTACTCCTGGTCTTTACCCTGATTTATTAAATATATATACAAATACATATACTGCTTGGGATAACAAAACAGGATATATTGGATTTGAATCTAAATATAAAGGTAATACAGTATATGGATGGTTTAAAGCTACTGTTGATGCTAATGGTGATGGTTTTTCTATTTCTGAATATGCTTTTTATACAAAGCCACAAGGTGCAATTGAAGCAGGTAGTACTGTTATACCGACTTCTAGTACCAATACATGGACAGGAGCTAGTGATAGTAACTGGAATAATGCAGCAAACTGGGATACTAACACAGTACCGACAAGTACTAGTGATATTATTATACCTGCAAACTTAAATCAGTTTCCTACTATAAACACTCCTACTACTGTAAATACAGTTGTTATTGAATCAGGAGCTACTTTAATTACAAATAGCACGTTAACAGCTACTGTTACTTATAAAAGAAATTTAGCAACTAGTAACTGGTATTTAATAGCGTCTCCATTAAACAATGAAACATTAGCTGATATGGTATCAAATAACATATTTGCAGCAAGTGGGACTGGAGCTATTGGAATTGCTCCATATAAAAATGATGGAACTGCTTGGGATTACCAAATGTCTAATGCTAATTTAAATATTACTTCAGGTAAAGGATACTCTGTAAAATTAAAAGTTGCTGAAGATCTTATATTCACTGGTAATACTAATTCAGAAACTGTTACACTTCCTATAACTACAGCTACAAATAGCTATAATTTAGTAGGAAACCCTTATACTTCTTATATTAATTTAGGAGAGTTTTTTAACGCGAACCCTTTAACAAATGTTGTATCTGAAGCTACTGCTTGGGTATGGAATCAAGCAACTAGTAGTTATGATTTAAAATTAGCAGGTATTGATGATACTTTTCAAGTAGCTCCAGGACAAGGTTTCTTTATTAGTGCTGCAGCAAATACTAATGTAACTTTTGATAAAGCTAATCAATCACATACTACTGGTGTTTTTCAAAAACAAGCAAATACTAAAACTCAAGTTAATATAACTGCTACTTCTAGTAACGGAGCTGTTAAAACTACTAAATTATATTATTTAGAAGGAGCTACAACTGGTTTTGATAATGGTTTTGATGGTACTGTATTTAAAGGAGCTAAAAGCAACTTTAATATGTATTCTAAATTAGTTAGTAAAGAAAACACTAAAGAATATGCTGTTCAGTCTTTACCTAAAGAAAACTTAGAAACAACTATCGTTCCTGTTGAATTAAAAGTAGCGACTGATCAAACAATTGTTTTTTCTGCTGATTCATTTAATTTACCTAATGATACACAAGTTTTTATAGAAGATAAAGAAAATAACGAGTTTGTTAATTTATCTGAAGGAAATTATAGTGTAGCTTTAAAAGGAAATGCTAATACAGCTAATCAATTTTTTGTACACACTTCTAATAAAGTAAATGATGAAGAAATTACTTTAAATGATATTTCTGTATATCAATCGGCTAAAAACGAGTTAACTATTACAGGATTACAAGCTGAAGGTAATTCAATTACTATTTACTCAGCAATAGGAAAACAAGTAATGGCTAAAACTTTTAACTCTAATGGAACTAAAGTAATAGACTTACCTAAAGTTTCTTCAGGAGTTTATGTTATAAACGTAACAAGTGGAGCTAAAAAGGTTAACAAAAAAGTTATTTTAAATAATTAA
- a CDS encoding M43 family zinc metalloprotease yields MRKNFTLILLILVSALYSKIYSQSERACKASIQNELYFKSNPEARKEYIEFNKSSRTMSKSQRNKLPSTYTVPVVFHVYGEVQSGLTVTTDKIKVALQKMNEDFQGLNADFATVDAQFAPIKSTLDVEFKLAQLDPNGNCTSGVVYYDEKSGYGGTGSDAAVAADAWDNYKYVNIYIQNDLYGDGSTTNSGVAWYPNTSMSDSGTARVVYNGAYLHGNTGDEFASVLTH; encoded by the coding sequence ATGAGAAAAAATTTTACTCTTATCCTATTGATTTTGGTTTCAGCTTTATACTCCAAAATTTATTCACAATCGGAACGCGCCTGTAAAGCAAGTATTCAGAATGAACTTTATTTTAAAAGTAATCCTGAAGCTAGAAAAGAATATATTGAGTTTAATAAAAGCTCAAGAACAATGTCAAAAAGTCAAAGAAATAAACTACCAAGTACATATACTGTACCTGTTGTATTTCATGTATATGGTGAAGTACAAAGTGGTTTAACTGTAACTACTGATAAAATTAAAGTAGCTTTACAAAAAATGAATGAAGACTTTCAAGGTTTAAATGCAGATTTTGCAACTGTTGATGCACAATTTGCTCCTATAAAAAGTACTTTAGATGTTGAATTTAAATTAGCACAACTAGATCCTAATGGAAACTGTACTAGTGGTGTTGTTTATTATGATGAAAAATCTGGTTATGGTGGAACAGGTTCTGATGCAGCTGTTGCCGCTGATGCTTGGGACAACTACAAATATGTTAACATATACATCCAGAATGATTTATATGGTGATGGTAGTACAACAAACTCAGGTGTAGCATGGTACCCTAATACATCTATGTCAGATAGTGGTACTGCAAGAGTTGTATATAACGGTGCTTATTTACATGGAAATACTGGTGATGAATTTGCTTCTGTATTAACTCATTGA
- the lpdA gene encoding dihydrolipoyl dehydrogenase, with translation MKYDVLIIGSGPGGYVTAIRASQLGFKVGVIEKESLGGICLNWGCIPTKALLKSAQVYDYLKHVDQYGLKAEAIDKDFGAVIKRSRGVAEGMSKGVSFLMKKNKIDIIDGFGKIKTGKKVDVTAKDGSVTEYSADNIIIATGARSRVLPNLPQDGKKVIGYRQAMSLPSQPKSMIVVGSGAIGVEFAHFYNSMGTDVTVVEFMPNIVPVEDIDVSKQMERSFKKSGIKVMTSSSVETVDTSGDGVKATVKTKKGEVVLEADILLSAVGIKTNIENIGLEDVGIITDRDKILVNDFYQTNIPGYFAIGDVTPGPALAHVASAEGITLVEKLAGLHTEAIDYGNIPGCTYATPEIASVGMTEKQAKEAGYDLKVGKFPFSASGKATAAGTTDGFVKVIFDAKYGEWLGCHMIGAGVTDMIAEAVLGRKLETTGHEVLKTIHPHPTMSEAVMEAVADAYDEVIHL, from the coding sequence ATGAAATACGACGTATTAATAATCGGAAGTGGTCCTGGAGGATATGTAACTGCTATTAGAGCATCGCAATTAGGCTTTAAAGTTGGAGTAATTGAAAAAGAAAGTTTAGGTGGAATTTGCTTAAACTGGGGATGTATTCCTACAAAAGCATTGTTAAAATCTGCTCAGGTTTATGATTATTTAAAACATGTTGACCAATATGGTTTAAAAGCGGAAGCAATCGATAAAGATTTTGGAGCAGTTATTAAACGTAGTCGTGGTGTTGCCGAAGGAATGAGCAAAGGTGTTTCTTTTTTAATGAAGAAAAACAAAATTGACATTATTGACGGTTTTGGTAAAATTAAAACTGGTAAAAAAGTTGATGTTACCGCTAAAGATGGTTCTGTAACAGAATATTCTGCTGATAATATTATTATCGCAACTGGTGCACGTTCTAGAGTTTTACCAAATTTACCACAAGATGGTAAAAAAGTAATTGGTTATCGTCAGGCAATGAGCTTACCTAGTCAACCAAAATCTATGATTGTTGTAGGTTCAGGTGCTATTGGTGTTGAGTTTGCACATTTTTATAATTCAATGGGAACGGATGTGACTGTTGTTGAATTTATGCCAAACATTGTACCTGTTGAAGATATTGATGTATCTAAACAAATGGAGCGTTCTTTCAAAAAATCGGGTATTAAAGTAATGACAAGTTCATCTGTTGAAACTGTTGATACTTCTGGCGATGGCGTAAAAGCTACCGTTAAAACTAAAAAAGGTGAAGTTGTTTTAGAAGCAGATATTTTATTATCGGCTGTTGGAATTAAAACAAATATCGAAAACATCGGTTTAGAAGATGTTGGAATTATTACCGATAGAGATAAAATTTTAGTAAACGATTTTTATCAAACAAATATTCCTGGTTATTTCGCTATTGGTGATGTAACTCCTGGACCAGCTTTAGCACACGTTGCTTCTGCTGAAGGAATTACTTTAGTTGAAAAATTAGCTGGTTTACATACCGAAGCTATCGACTATGGAAATATTCCTGGTTGTACCTATGCTACTCCTGAAATTGCTTCTGTTGGAATGACAGAAAAACAAGCAAAAGAAGCTGGTTACGATTTAAAAGTTGGTAAATTTCCATTCTCTGCCTCTGGAAAAGCTACGGCTGCCGGAACTACAGATGGTTTTGTAAAAGTAATTTTTGATGCAAAATACGGTGAATGGTTAGGTTGTCATATGATTGGTGCAGGTGTTACCGATATGATTGCGGAAGCTGTTTTAGGTAGAAAATTAGAAACTACTGGTCATGAAGTTTTAAAAACAATTCACCCTCACCCAACAATGAGTGAAGCAGTTATGGAAGCTGTTGCCGATGCTTATGATGAAGTAATTCATTTATAA
- the argS gene encoding arginine--tRNA ligase — MSIQTLIEAKVKEGFSTLYNIEIPSVEFQATRKDFEGDITVVVFPLLRYKKGNPVQIGEDLGKYLVENVSEITNYNVVKGFLNLVIDNSFYTNFFNQIATDTYYGFISPSADDSSRMVEYSSPNTNKPLHLGHVRNVLLGYSVAEILKASGKKVYKTQIINDRGIHICKSMLAWQKFGEGETPESTGLKGDKLVGNYYVKFDQEYKKELENLKLESKGFINNINQKKGDNIYLNKCLLILEKIDLDRLSYEQKSSLLPVLSISIADKMKRLERNIGYENSSSNAITYISSILDKNITEEIIVNFLELLKHILKTVSYTDNESQKDNNIIDYIFNDTYKKQSPLMIEAQQMLRKWEAGDEQVVTLWKEMNSWVYKGFDVTYKSIGVDFDKLYYESNTYLLGKDTVDEGLKSGVFFKKEDGSVWCDLSEDGLDEKLVLRSDGTSVYMTQDIGTAIQRAKDMPDVGGMVYTVGNEQDYHFKVLFLILKKLGYSWAEQLHHLSYGMVDLPSGKMKSREGTVVDADDLMDEMTDTARTISQELGKLEGYSDEEKEELYRVIGLGALKYFILKVDPKKRILFDPKASVDFQGNTGPFIQYTYARIQSILRKADFDYSNAVSIELHAKEKELIKQLELYPEVIQQAANNYSPAVIANYTYELVKEFNSFYQNVHILGEENEDKKVFRVQLSKKVADTIKSAFALLGIEVPERM, encoded by the coding sequence ATGAGTATACAAACCTTAATTGAAGCAAAAGTAAAAGAAGGATTTTCAACCTTATATAATATTGAAATTCCTAGTGTAGAATTTCAAGCAACCCGTAAAGATTTTGAAGGAGATATCACTGTGGTGGTTTTTCCTCTTCTAAGGTATAAAAAAGGAAATCCTGTTCAAATTGGCGAGGATTTAGGAAAATACCTTGTTGAAAATGTTTCGGAAATTACCAACTATAATGTGGTAAAAGGATTTTTAAACTTAGTGATTGATAATAGTTTTTATACTAATTTTTTCAATCAAATAGCAACAGATACTTATTACGGATTTATTTCGCCTTCGGCAGATGATTCTTCTCGTATGGTAGAATATTCATCGCCAAACACAAATAAACCTTTACACCTAGGACACGTTCGTAATGTTTTATTAGGTTATTCGGTTGCTGAAATTTTAAAAGCATCTGGTAAAAAAGTGTATAAAACTCAAATCATTAATGATAGAGGAATACATATTTGTAAATCGATGTTGGCTTGGCAAAAGTTTGGAGAAGGAGAAACTCCAGAATCAACAGGTTTAAAAGGTGATAAGTTGGTTGGTAATTATTATGTGAAATTCGATCAAGAATATAAAAAAGAGTTAGAAAACTTAAAGTTAGAATCTAAAGGTTTTATTAATAATATTAATCAAAAAAAAGGGGATAATATTTATCTCAATAAATGTCTTTTAATCTTAGAAAAAATAGATTTAGATAGACTAAGTTATGAACAAAAAAGCTCCCTTCTTCCTGTTTTATCTATATCCATAGCTGATAAAATGAAAAGATTAGAGCGTAATATCGGTTATGAAAACTCTTCTAGCAATGCTATTACATATATATCAAGTATTCTTGATAAGAATATAACTGAAGAGATAATTGTTAATTTTTTAGAACTACTTAAGCATATATTAAAAACGGTTTCGTATACTGATAATGAATCTCAAAAAGATAATAATATTATCGACTATATTTTCAATGACACCTATAAAAAACAATCTCCTCTAATGATTGAAGCACAACAAATGCTTCGTAAATGGGAAGCTGGTGATGAGCAAGTTGTAACACTTTGGAAAGAAATGAATTCTTGGGTTTACAAAGGATTTGATGTTACTTATAAAAGTATTGGTGTTGATTTTGATAAATTATATTACGAAAGTAATACCTATTTATTAGGAAAAGATACTGTTGATGAAGGATTAAAAAGTGGTGTTTTCTTCAAAAAAGAAGATGGCTCTGTTTGGTGTGATTTATCTGAAGATGGTTTAGATGAAAAACTGGTTTTACGTTCAGACGGAACATCAGTTTATATGACGCAAGATATTGGAACTGCTATTCAACGTGCAAAAGATATGCCCGATGTTGGCGGAATGGTTTACACAGTTGGTAACGAACAAGATTATCACTTTAAAGTATTATTCTTAATTTTAAAGAAATTAGGATATTCTTGGGCAGAACAATTACATCATTTAAGTTACGGAATGGTAGATTTACCTTCTGGAAAAATGAAATCTCGTGAGGGAACTGTCGTTGATGCCGATGATTTAATGGACGAAATGACCGATACTGCTCGTACTATTTCTCAAGAACTAGGAAAATTAGAAGGGTATTCTGATGAAGAAAAAGAAGAATTATATAGAGTTATCGGTTTAGGAGCTTTAAAATATTTCATCTTAAAAGTAGATCCTAAAAAGAGAATTTTATTCGATCCGAAAGCTTCTGTAGATTTTCAAGGAAATACAGGACCTTTTATTCAATATACGTATGCTAGAATTCAATCTATTTTAAGAAAAGCTGATTTTGATTATTCAAATGCTGTTTCAATTGAATTACACGCAAAAGAAAAAGAATTAATTAAACAATTAGAATTATATCCTGAAGTAATTCAGCAAGCTGCTAACAATTATTCGCCTGCCGTAATTGCAAATTACACCTACGAATTGGTAAAAGAATTCAATTCTTTTTATCAAAATGTACATATTTTAGGAGAAGAAAACGAAGATAAAAAAGTATTTAGAGTTCAGTTATCTAAAAAAGTTGCCGATACTATTAAATCTGCATTTGCTTTATTAGGAATTGAAGTTCCTGAAAGAATGTAA